In Saccharicrinis fermentans DSM 9555 = JCM 21142, a genomic segment contains:
- a CDS encoding glycoside hydrolase family 88 protein codes for MKVLNMKKLIPLLLMMVWVSCTQKQPIPNASDVFEITQRVADWQLNTWDEQGKYRALPPDENRKKWHHRKPYHDLEWLPATFYTGLFQFSEIAGDNKYEDWLIEMGNKHQWKLHKRMYHADDQAVGQFYLNMYRLTAKEYMLQPTMKQFNAMMESERRDEWHWHWCDALFMAPPVWARLSKVTSLKKYLDYMDQQYHMTYDILWDEEVQLFFRDKSFLDKKEKNGHKVFWSRGNGWVYGGLALMIPDLPASWDGRHFYIDLFKKMSETIKKTQRNDGTWSSGLLGDENDYPNIETSGTSFFVFGLAWGIENGILDKDVYEPVLLSAWSALKNAVTDQGMVGYVQPVGAAPGCSYPEYTELYGSGAFLAAGTEMYKYVRKFYPLPNDEKKKSQFTTFMYNGGWCWYQGPRAVINDGKLVIGGVDGQQGDVNVGVYDLDVDSIWGKVTLHEKMQADDHDVPALYVRPDGRILAVWAKHGNEKVHYYNISAPNNYMNWGERMEYKHVYDDKRGVTYMNLYYLKNEERLYNLYRDGETFNPAFIVSNDHGQTWSNRTHFIANDVKGRQRPYCCYVQLDENTIGIAYTDAHPRMYGNSVYYAQYKEGAFYRVDGTKIKDLKEGPLYTSEGEKIYTGSESKEKPIGYESVPNSGWTCAMGQDENGYPYIGYSLYLSNSDHRYRMASWDGKQWNDREIAYAGKCLYYVESSYTGLMTFDPTNPKKVYISTDVNPSTGEDLGGRHEIYEATIGSKDDVSTIKWKAITSDSNYRNIRPIVVANQGYKVLLWLHGAWNTYVNYDVCVKGMILERPE; via the coding sequence ATGAAAGTTCTAAACATGAAAAAGTTGATTCCTCTTTTACTAATGATGGTATGGGTGTCGTGCACCCAAAAACAACCGATACCAAATGCTTCTGATGTATTTGAGATTACACAACGAGTGGCCGATTGGCAGTTAAACACCTGGGATGAGCAGGGTAAGTATCGCGCGTTGCCTCCAGATGAAAATCGTAAAAAGTGGCATCACCGAAAGCCTTACCATGATTTAGAATGGTTGCCAGCTACATTTTATACAGGTCTGTTCCAGTTTTCTGAAATAGCAGGTGACAATAAATATGAAGATTGGTTAATTGAGATGGGAAACAAGCACCAATGGAAGTTGCATAAGCGTATGTATCATGCTGATGATCAAGCGGTGGGACAGTTTTACTTGAATATGTATCGTTTAACTGCCAAAGAGTATATGCTCCAACCTACGATGAAACAGTTTAATGCAATGATGGAGAGTGAGAGGCGTGATGAATGGCATTGGCACTGGTGTGATGCTTTGTTTATGGCTCCTCCTGTATGGGCTCGTTTATCTAAGGTGACCAGTTTGAAAAAGTATTTGGACTATATGGATCAACAATACCATATGACCTACGATATACTCTGGGATGAGGAGGTGCAATTATTTTTCCGCGATAAGAGTTTTTTGGATAAAAAAGAAAAAAATGGACATAAGGTTTTTTGGTCGCGTGGAAATGGTTGGGTTTATGGGGGATTGGCCCTAATGATTCCTGACTTGCCAGCCAGCTGGGATGGTCGCCATTTTTACATTGACCTTTTTAAAAAGATGTCGGAAACAATAAAAAAGACACAGCGCAATGATGGCACTTGGTCGTCTGGTTTATTGGGAGATGAGAATGACTATCCTAATATAGAAACTAGTGGAACTTCTTTTTTTGTGTTTGGTTTGGCTTGGGGCATTGAAAATGGAATATTGGATAAGGACGTTTATGAACCTGTTTTATTGAGTGCATGGAGTGCATTGAAAAATGCAGTAACTGACCAAGGTATGGTGGGGTACGTGCAGCCGGTAGGAGCTGCTCCTGGATGTAGCTATCCTGAATATACAGAATTGTATGGTAGTGGAGCTTTTTTGGCGGCAGGAACCGAAATGTATAAATATGTGCGTAAATTTTATCCTTTGCCCAATGATGAAAAAAAGAAATCACAATTTACAACCTTTATGTATAATGGAGGTTGGTGCTGGTATCAGGGTCCCAGAGCTGTTATTAATGATGGAAAACTGGTTATTGGTGGTGTGGATGGACAGCAAGGAGATGTGAATGTAGGGGTTTATGATTTGGATGTTGATTCTATTTGGGGTAAGGTGACGCTTCATGAAAAGATGCAAGCTGACGACCATGATGTCCCAGCATTGTATGTTCGTCCGGATGGACGTATATTAGCAGTATGGGCAAAGCATGGCAATGAAAAGGTTCATTATTATAATATTTCCGCACCTAATAATTATATGAATTGGGGTGAAAGGATGGAATATAAGCATGTATATGATGATAAAAGAGGAGTTACTTATATGAATCTTTATTATTTAAAAAATGAAGAACGCTTGTATAATCTGTATCGTGATGGAGAAACCTTTAATCCCGCTTTTATCGTTTCGAATGATCACGGTCAAACATGGAGCAATAGAACCCATTTTATCGCTAATGATGTAAAAGGTCGGCAACGACCTTACTGTTGTTATGTGCAGTTAGATGAAAATACGATTGGTATCGCTTACACGGATGCGCATCCCCGCATGTATGGGAACAGCGTTTATTATGCACAGTATAAAGAAGGAGCTTTTTATAGAGTAGATGGGACAAAAATTAAAGATTTAAAAGAAGGTCCTTTGTATACTTCTGAAGGAGAAAAGATTTATACGGGTAGCGAATCGAAGGAAAAACCTATAGGTTATGAGAGTGTGCCTAATAGTGGTTGGACGTGTGCGATGGGGCAAGATGAAAATGGTTATCCTTATATCGGGTATTCTCTGTATTTAAGCAATTCGGATCATAGGTATCGTATGGCATCTTGGGATGGTAAGCAATGGAATGATCGTGAAATAGCGTATGCCGGTAAATGTTTGTATTATGTTGAAAGTTCTTATACTGGTTTGATGACGTTTGATCCTACTAACCCCAAGAAAGTATATATTTCAACCGATGTTAACCCTAGTACTGGTGAGGATTTAGGGGGGAGACATGAGATTTATGAGGCTACGATTGGTTCTAAAGATGATGTGTCTACAATAAAATGGAAAGCAATTACCTCGGATTCTAACTATCGAAATATACGCCCGATAGTTGTGGCGAACCAAGGGTATAAAGTTCTACTTTGGCTTCACGGGGCATGGAATACTTATGTGAATTACGATGTTTGTGTGAAGGGAATGATTTTGGAAAGGCCGGAGTAA
- a CDS encoding NYN domain-containing protein: MNINLAVLIDGDNIPSAYIKEMMEEIAKYGNPTIKRIYGDWTKPNLSKWKNLLLENAITPIQQYGYTTGKNATDSAMIIDAMDILYSEKVNGFCLVSSDSDFTRLATRLREAGMQVIGIGEKKTPNPFIVACDKFIYLEILKNETKPKESENEKDGEKVTVDKITAKEIKLIATTITDLSDDDGWAFLGDVGSLLQKKQTNFDPRNYGFQKLTPLIKSTGKFEIEQREKMKSRSKLIFVRNK; the protein is encoded by the coding sequence ATGAATATCAATTTAGCAGTACTGATAGACGGAGATAATATTCCATCGGCATACATAAAAGAAATGATGGAAGAAATTGCCAAATACGGAAATCCTACTATTAAAAGGATTTATGGAGATTGGACAAAACCAAATTTGTCGAAATGGAAAAACCTGCTGCTTGAAAATGCGATTACACCTATTCAGCAATATGGTTATACAACAGGTAAGAATGCCACTGATTCAGCCATGATTATTGATGCGATGGATATTTTATATTCGGAAAAAGTAAATGGTTTTTGCTTGGTATCCAGTGATAGTGATTTTACCCGACTAGCTACTCGATTGCGTGAAGCTGGGATGCAGGTGATTGGTATTGGTGAGAAGAAAACACCTAATCCTTTCATTGTGGCCTGTGATAAGTTTATTTATCTTGAGATATTAAAGAATGAAACCAAGCCTAAGGAATCAGAGAATGAGAAGGATGGAGAAAAGGTTACGGTGGATAAAATTACGGCAAAGGAAATTAAATTGATTGCCACCACGATAACTGATCTGTCTGATGATGATGGTTGGGCATTTTTGGGTGATGTGGGTAGTTTATTGCAGAAAAAGCAAACGAATTTTGACCCTAGAAATTATGGTTTCCAAAAATTGACACCTTTAATAAAATCAACAGGTAAATTTGAAATAGAACAAAGGGAAAAAATGAAGAGTCGTTCTAAATTAATTTTTGTGAGGAACAAATAG
- a CDS encoding arylsulfatase, translating to MIHIKIQIVFVLLMTLGAISCTSAKEKSKPKPNIIYILADDLGYGELGCYGQEKIQTPCLDKMASEGIRFTNHYSGQTVCSPSRCSLMTGMHMGHASVKKNGVLLDASDVTVSELLKSEGYATCAIGKWGLAEGPLAANSPNQKGFDHWFGFDNQGFAHFYYPEFMWRNHDKVFYNENLNIRDENGYYIPGKGTYNHDEFTKEALGFIQENKNKPFFLYLPYAIPHAELTVPEDSKEPYRKYQWPETPKTKPGYVNSNVKDQGYGSQYVEGYCCQDEPNITYAAMVSRMDRDIGRIMDLLKKLDIDENTIIMFGSDNGPSNEGGQSMEFFNSSGGLRGAKRDLYEGGIRVPFIARWPGKIKAGVTTNHISAFWDFLPTVCELVGISIPDHVDGMSLLPTLLGNDAQQKQHKYLYWEWRNMQVLRVGKWKFFYMNSNKPDQDPIYALYDLERDIREQNNVAQQYPELIKTFLPYLQAARK from the coding sequence ATGATACACATAAAAATACAAATTGTTTTTGTTCTATTGATGACTTTAGGTGCGATAAGTTGTACAAGTGCCAAAGAAAAATCAAAACCTAAACCTAATATCATTTATATTCTCGCTGATGACCTGGGATATGGTGAATTAGGATGTTATGGACAGGAGAAGATTCAAACACCTTGTCTGGATAAAATGGCTTCCGAAGGAATCCGGTTTACGAATCATTATTCGGGTCAAACAGTATGTTCGCCATCTCGTTGCTCACTAATGACAGGGATGCATATGGGACATGCTTCTGTAAAGAAAAATGGTGTCTTATTGGATGCATCGGATGTTACTGTTTCTGAATTGCTTAAGTCGGAAGGATACGCAACTTGTGCTATCGGTAAATGGGGCCTGGCTGAAGGTCCTTTAGCAGCTAATAGCCCAAATCAAAAAGGATTTGATCATTGGTTTGGTTTTGATAACCAAGGTTTTGCTCATTTTTATTATCCGGAGTTTATGTGGCGTAATCATGATAAAGTTTTTTATAACGAAAACTTAAATATTCGCGACGAAAATGGATATTATATTCCGGGTAAAGGAACCTATAATCATGATGAATTTACCAAGGAGGCCCTGGGTTTTATTCAAGAAAATAAGAATAAGCCTTTCTTTTTATATCTGCCTTATGCTATACCACATGCTGAGTTAACAGTTCCTGAAGATTCTAAAGAACCATATCGTAAATATCAATGGCCTGAAACACCTAAAACAAAACCTGGATATGTTAATAGTAATGTTAAGGATCAAGGTTATGGCAGTCAGTATGTTGAGGGATATTGTTGTCAGGATGAACCAAATATTACATATGCTGCAATGGTTTCGAGAATGGATCGTGATATTGGCAGAATAATGGATTTGCTAAAAAAATTGGATATTGATGAGAATACTATTATTATGTTTGGGAGTGATAATGGGCCTAGTAATGAAGGAGGACAGAGTATGGAATTTTTCAATAGTTCAGGTGGTTTAAGAGGGGCTAAGCGAGATCTTTATGAAGGAGGTATTCGTGTTCCTTTTATTGCCCGTTGGCCAGGGAAAATAAAGGCAGGTGTTACAACTAATCACATAAGTGCCTTCTGGGATTTTCTTCCAACGGTTTGTGAGCTAGTAGGTATTTCTATACCAGATCATGTTGATGGAATGAGTCTGTTACCCACACTGTTAGGGAATGATGCCCAACAAAAACAACATAAATATTTGTATTGGGAATGGAGGAATATGCAGGTGCTACGTGTGGGTAAGTGGAAGTTTTTTTATATGAATTCCAACAAACCCGATCAAGACCCTATTTATGCACTGTATGATTTAGAGCGCGATATTAGGGAGCAAAACAATGTGGCTCAACAGTACCCAGAATTAATTAAAACATTTTTACCATACCTTCAGGCTGCCAGAAAGTAA
- a CDS encoding PrsW family glutamic-type intramembrane protease, translating into MNLLLISVAPVFIILVYIYYRDKYEKEPIALLMKGLLAGILCVFPVILTEQIVSSLLPVLFSENIGMAFGNAFLVAGLCEETFKLIAVYILIWKNPNFNERFDGIVYAVFVSLGFALIENIMYVFSNGFHVGISRALTAVPAHAMFGIIMGYYLGLAKFIPAQRIKYFTLAFFTPFLFHGFYDFILMVKIQWLLFLFFPYLIFLLLRTQKRMKEHEQNSIFKYQ; encoded by the coding sequence ATGAACCTACTCTTAATTTCTGTTGCTCCAGTATTCATCATTCTGGTATATATTTATTATCGCGACAAATATGAGAAAGAACCGATTGCCCTTTTAATGAAAGGATTGCTAGCAGGGATTCTATGTGTATTCCCCGTTATTTTGACCGAACAAATAGTTTCTTCATTATTACCCGTTCTTTTTTCAGAAAATATAGGAATGGCTTTTGGAAACGCTTTTCTAGTAGCTGGCCTATGCGAAGAAACATTTAAATTAATAGCTGTTTATATACTTATTTGGAAAAATCCAAACTTTAACGAACGTTTCGACGGCATTGTTTATGCAGTATTTGTTTCCCTTGGATTTGCCCTGATAGAGAACATTATGTATGTATTTTCCAACGGATTTCACGTTGGCATCTCAAGGGCACTAACTGCGGTTCCTGCACATGCCATGTTCGGTATTATAATGGGATATTACCTAGGATTAGCCAAATTCATACCCGCCCAAAGAATCAAATATTTTACATTGGCCTTTTTCACACCTTTCTTATTTCATGGTTTCTATGACTTTATCTTAATGGTGAAAATTCAATGGCTCCTATTCTTGTTTTTTCCGTACCTGATTTTTTTGTTATTAAGAACCCAAAAAAGAATGAAAGAACACGAACAAAATTCAATATTTAAATATCAATAA
- the arfB gene encoding alternative ribosome rescue aminoacyl-tRNA hydrolase ArfB: MNLETELSYTASRSSGPGGQNVNKVNTRITLHFDVMNSLILNSHQKQVILDKLQNRINKEGQLVIACEETRSQLRNKELAIELLHQLINQALKPIIKRKATKPTHSSKLKRLKDKKNHANKKVNRRKPDY, encoded by the coding sequence ATGAATTTAGAAACTGAATTATCATATACTGCTTCCAGAAGTTCAGGGCCGGGAGGTCAGAATGTAAACAAGGTAAATACACGTATTACCCTTCACTTTGACGTAATGAATTCTTTGATTCTGAACTCACACCAAAAACAAGTTATATTAGATAAACTACAAAATAGAATTAATAAAGAAGGCCAATTGGTTATTGCATGTGAAGAGACCCGATCGCAATTACGAAACAAAGAACTTGCCATTGAATTACTCCACCAGTTAATTAACCAGGCATTAAAGCCGATTATCAAACGAAAAGCCACCAAGCCAACGCATTCTTCGAAATTAAAAAGACTTAAAGACAAAAAGAACCACGCCAACAAAAAGGTAAACCGTCGAAAACCCGATTATTAA
- a CDS encoding SGNH/GDSL hydrolase family protein, producing the protein MKFISFAFSIFLIVSCTPSLKELKVLHNKRVLVLGNSITQNGAYVTYIEYYLRKSFPNEKLDIISIGLSSETVNGASEAEHPFPRPCIHQRLDSALSMVKPDLVMTCYGMNDGIFSNPDEERLEAYKKGIYRLSEKVKGVGAELILMTPTLFDPDPKKEDLTKEGEAHSFRHPYYKYNEVLDTYADWILSLREEGFLVIDWHNYLKSILAKAKTLQGDSTFMPDGVHPNYAGHFLMAKKVLLDLYPQIEMGEPYPTVDELQDDSLFVWIQKRRRLRSNAWLKYVGYVRKDTVKVDGMVEMELKVKELDQKIALSIGAKKDI; encoded by the coding sequence ATGAAATTTATATCCTTCGCTTTTTCAATATTCTTGATTGTTTCATGTACGCCTTCTCTCAAAGAGCTTAAAGTTCTGCATAATAAAAGAGTACTCGTTTTAGGTAACAGTATTACTCAAAATGGAGCTTACGTTACTTATATAGAATATTATTTGCGAAAAAGTTTCCCCAATGAAAAGTTGGATATCATCAGTATTGGATTATCTAGTGAAACAGTAAATGGAGCATCAGAAGCTGAGCATCCTTTTCCAAGACCATGCATACATCAACGCTTAGATAGTGCTTTGTCCATGGTAAAGCCCGACTTGGTAATGACTTGCTATGGAATGAATGATGGAATATTCTCAAACCCGGATGAGGAACGTTTAGAAGCATATAAAAAGGGTATCTACCGACTAAGTGAAAAAGTGAAAGGTGTAGGGGCGGAGCTTATTTTGATGACACCTACTTTGTTTGATCCGGATCCTAAAAAGGAGGACTTAACTAAGGAAGGCGAAGCCCATTCTTTCCGTCATCCATATTATAAATATAATGAGGTGTTGGATACTTATGCAGATTGGATATTGTCACTAAGAGAGGAAGGCTTTCTGGTGATAGATTGGCATAATTATTTAAAGTCCATCTTGGCAAAGGCAAAAACACTTCAAGGAGATTCTACTTTTATGCCAGATGGTGTACACCCCAATTATGCAGGCCATTTTCTGATGGCGAAGAAGGTGTTGTTAGATTTATATCCTCAAATAGAAATGGGAGAACCTTATCCTACAGTCGATGAATTGCAAGATGACTCGTTGTTTGTGTGGATTCAAAAAAGAAGAAGGCTTAGGTCAAATGCTTGGCTTAAATATGTAGGGTATGTGCGTAAAGATACAGTGAAAGTAGATGGTATGGTCGAAATGGAATTAAAGGTGAAAGAGTTGGATCAGAAGATTGCTCTATCCATTGGAGCTAAAAAAGATATCTAA